The following proteins come from a genomic window of Sander vitreus isolate 19-12246 chromosome 14, sanVit1, whole genome shotgun sequence:
- the LOC144528977 gene encoding LIM/homeobox protein ttx-3-like, translating into MRSGDLTFHPHCFSCQECDVTLIPGNLYCMQGQNLYCQSHYHVNDLQPKPSLKEAQNQVSGEGEELVSSPEPRLDDRVRGGWSRRRSKRIRTCFRSEQLRALELYFAQKHNPDGKDWNCLTHKTGLPKRVLQVWFQNARAKLRRSLTADDSQVSSPSAPQRGVTVATGSPSYSPPDQSQPFSSNASTIDQMQLALLTAPLSTAPLSTPPASPAASQLLQLQNPTFFLDYDSQSAPGRVSSLEAYEDFGEAGGGAEGDVDSDSSYRPHYC; encoded by the exons ATGAGGTCTGGAGATCTGACCTTCCATCCTCACTGCTTCTCCTGCCAG GAGTGTGATGTGACATTAATACCAGGGAACCTGTACTGCATGCAGGGCCAGAACCTCTACTGTCAGTCCCATTATCATGTTAACGATCTCCAGCCTAAACCCAGTCTGAAAGAag ctcaAAATCAGGTCTCAGGTGAAGGGGAGGAGTTGGTCAGCAGTCCTGAGCCACGATTGGACGACAGGGTGAGAGGCGGGTGGAGCCGCAGGCGGTCAAAGCGAATTAGGACGTGTTTCCGCAGCGAGCAGCTCAGAGCGCTGGAGTTGTATTTCGCTCAGAAACACAACCCCGACGGTAAAGACTGGAACTGCCTCACACACAAGACCGGCCTGCCCAAGAGAGTCCTGCAG GTGTGGTTTCAAAACGCTCGGGCCAAACTGAGACGCTCCCTCACCGCCGATGACTCTCAGGTCAGCTCGCCCTCCGCTCCCCAGAGAGGCGTAACCGTGGCGACCGGCTCCCCATCCTACTCCCCACCCGACCAATCACAGCCCTTTTCTTCTAACGCCAGCACCATCGACCAGATGCAGCTCGCTCTGCTCACCGCGCCGCTCAGCACCGCGCCGCTCAGCACCCCGCCGGCGAGTCCGGCCGCCAGCCAGTTGCTTCAGCTGCAAAATCCCACCTTCTTCCTGGACTACGATTCCCAGAGTGCACCAGGGCGTGTCTCCTCTCTGGAGGCCTACGAGGACTTCGGAGaggcaggaggaggagcagagggagaTGTTGATTCTGATAGTTCTTATAGACCACATTATTGCTAa
- the qrfp gene encoding uncharacterized protein qrfp has protein sequence MRLSFHLGASKLTLLSLALVCLVPRTVTSYPHPPTALLPTGLAAELESALLHLQAALDEPRLYPRAEWVVRPGAWATWRQDARKAVLKPWEEKAPTEEEEDQSWEEALLRAQRGDLEAPPLSPFPGGHSLESMNYRKGGEGEDGGKRKGALTSFAGGLQAVSREKGGFGFRFGKKRWTDRGW, from the exons ATGAGACTTTCTTTCCATCTCGGTGCCTCAAAGCTCACCCTCCTCTCCCTTGCCCTGGTCTGCCTCGTCCCGCGGACCGTCACATCgtacccccacccccccaccgcCCTCCTGCCCACGGGGTTGGCAGCCGAGCTGGAGTCCGCCCTGCTGCACCTCCAGGCCGCTCTGGATGAACCGAgg ctctacccGAGAGCCGAGTGGGTCGTCCGGCCCGGCGCCTGGGCCACGTGGCGTCAAGACGCCCGGAAAGCCGTGCTGAAACCCTGGGAGGAGAAGGCGccaacagaggaggaggaggaccagtcctgggaagaggcgCTGCTGAGGGCCCAGAGAGGAGACCTGGAAGCCCCGCCACTGTCGCCCTTCCCCGGGGGTCACTCTCTGGAGAGCATGAACTATCGGAAGGGTGGAGAAGGGGAGGACGGAGGGAAGAGGAAGGGAGCTCTGACTTCCTTCGCCGGAGGCCTCCAGGCCGTCAGCCGGGAGAAAGGAGGATTCGGTTTCCGCTTTGGGAAGAAAAGATGGACCGACAGGGGATGGTGA